Below is a genomic region from Bordetella pertussis 18323.
GGTGCCGAACACTTCGGCATGGATGCGGTGCTCGGCCACGCCCAGGTCGGCCAGGGCGCGCCGTTGCGCCTGCATGAAGGGCAACGGACCGCACAGGTAGTAGTCCGCGTCGGGCAGGATCACCTCGTCGCGGATCGCATGCAGATCGACCCGGCCTTCGTAGTCGTAGTCGACGCCGCGCCGGTCGTCCGCGCCCACGCGCTCGTAGAACACCGCCTTGCGCACATTCGGCCGCTTGGCGGCCAGCGCGTTGATATGTTCCTTCATCGCATGCACGCCGGCCTCGCGGCAGGCATGCACGAAGCGGATCTGCCGGCCGTCGTCGCGCGCCGTCAGGTGGTTGAGCATGGACACCATCGGCGTCAGCCCCACCCCGCCGCTGAGCAGCACCACCGGCCGGCCGTCCTCGGCGTCCAGCGTGAAATCGCCCTGCGGCGGCGACACGTCCAGCACATCGCCCTCGTTGATGCGATTGTGCAGCGTGCCCGACACCATGCCGGCGGGCGAGCCGGCCTCGCGCTTGACCGAAATGCGCAGTTGCCCCGGCATGCCCGGCGCCTCGGACAGGCTGTACTGGCGCGGCTGCATCAGGCCCAGCTCGGGCACGTAGACCCGCACCGATACGTATTGGCCCGGCAGGTAGTCGGGAGTGGCGCCGCCGTCGGCCGGCGCCAGGTAGAACGAGGTGATCTCGGCGCTTTCCGGCGTCTTGCGCACCACCTTGAAGGCGCGCCAGCCGGTCCAGCCGCCGTCGCGGGAAGCAGCGGCGGCGTACAGCGCGCGCTCGCGTCCGATCAGCAGATCGGCCAGCTGGCCATAGGCGGCCGCCCAGGCGTCGATCAGTTCGTCGGTGGCCGCTTCGCCCAGCACCTCGCGGATCGAGGCCAGCAAATGCTTGCCGACGATGGCGTAGTGTTCCGCGCGCACGCCCAGGCTGACGTGCTTGTGGGCGATGCGCTCGACCACCTGCAGCAGCACCGAGGGATCGTCGATATGCTCGGCATAGGCCGCCACCGCGGCGGCCAGCGCCTGCTGCTGCTGGCCGCTTTGCTGGTGGCCTTGGTTGAACAGCTGGCGCAACTCTGGGTTGCCGCCCAGCATGCGCGTATAGAAATGGCGCGTCAGCGCCTCGCCGTGTTCTTTCAGGACGGGCGCGGTGGCCTTGACCAGCGCGCGGACTTCGGGGCTCAACATACTGCGGTTCCTTCGATGTGGCTGCGAAAAATTAAAACATGTATTTATTCTACATCTTTTAAAAGGCCCGTATCGCGCGCCGTTTGCGGCCCCGCCCCCGGGCGGCGAAAATAGCGGTTTGCAGTCACCTATCCAAGGATTCCGTCATGAGCCACGATACGCTCAAAGCCCGCCTGTCCGACTCGGTCAAGGACGCCATGCGCGCCAAGGCCACCGATCGCCTGGCCACGCTGCGCTTTCTGCTGGCCGCCATCAAGCAGCGCGAAGTCGACGAGCGCCGCGAACTGAGCGACGCGGAAATCACCGCCGTCATCGAGAAGCAGGTCAAGCAGCGGCGCGAATCGATCGCCGCGTTCGAGCAGGCCGGACGCACCGAAACCGCCGAACACGAGAAAGCCGAGCTGGCCGTGCTGCAGGAATTCCTGCCCCAGGCGGCCGCGCCCGAGGAAGTGGCCGCCGCCGTCGATGCCGCGCTGGCCGAAGTCAGCGCGCAAGGCGTCACGGGCGCGCCCGCCATGGGCAAGGTCATGGCCATCCTGAAGCAGAAGCTGGCCGGCCGCGCCGACATGGCCGCGCTGTCGCAGCAGGTCAAGGCGCGCCTGCTCCCCTAGGGAGCGCGTCCGGTCTTGGTCGACTAGATGTGAACTGTCAATAGGTTGTATTCGTCCAGGTTGAGTCTGGAGATGGGTACAGCGCGCCCGATGCCTTGGTGGGGTCGATGCCAGTTGTAGTGGTGTAGCCAGGATTTCATGGCATCGGCTCGGTGTTGGGAGTTCTGGTAGGTGTGAGCGTAAGCCCACTCACGCAAGGCCGACTGGATGAAGCGTTCGGCCTTGCCATTGGTCTGTGGGCGGTAAGGTCGGGTAAAGCGGTGCTTGATGCCCAGCTCATGGCACAGCGCGGCGAAGGCGCGGCTGCGAAAGGCCGAGCCATTGTCGGTGAGCAAGCGCTGGATGGTCACGCCCAGGCGCTGGTAGTAGGCCACTGCGTCCTTGAGGAACTGGACGGCGCTGGGGAAGCGCTCGTCGGGGTGGATGTCGGTGAAGGCCACGCGGGCGTGGTCATCGATGGCCACGAAGACGAAGTCCCAGCCGGCCCCCTCAACGGTATCGCGTCGGTTGCCCGTGACCCGGTGGCCAGGGCGCTGGATACGTCCCAGCTTCTTGATGTCGATGTGCAGCAGATCGCCGGGGGCCTGATGCTCGTAGCGCACCACCGGCTCGGCCGGCTCCAGGTCGGCCAGGTGCGACAGACCGGCGCGGGCCAGGACGCGGCTGACGGTGCTGGCTGACACGCCCAGCGCCTGGGCGATGCGCGCTTGGGTCAGCCGCTTGCGGCGCAGCTCCACGATAGCCAGCGCCTTGGCCGGCGCAATCGCTCGGGGCGAGACCGTCGGGCGCGAGGACGCATCGGCCAAGCCCGCCTGGCCCTGAGCCAGGAAGCGGCCCAGCCATTTGCGCACAGTCGGCGCGGTGACCCCATAGGCGCGGGCCGCTTCAGGCACACAAACTTGATGGGCGATCAATTGCTGGACCATTTCGAGTCGACGTAGGAAGGTCAATCGGGCATGCTTATGGGTGTTCATCCGGCCGGGCTCCTTGAGTGAACTGGGGGGGTGGCGATTTCCAGTTTCTCAAATCCGGTTCGGATGAACCATGCATACAACCTATTGAATCTTCACACCTAGCCGGCGGCGTTGCCGGCCAGTTCGTAGGGCAGGGGCGCCAGGGCGATGCGCGGGCCCTGCGCGCTGAGCAGCCGCAGGTCGCCGTCGGGCAGGCTGGCCAGGGTGGTTTCGAACAGCAGCGCGAGCTGCCCGTCGCTGCGCGCGGCGTCGACCACGCGTCCGCAGGGTTCGTCCGGCCGCGCGCTGTCGTAGATGTCCTGGCCGGCCAAGGGGTCGGGCAGGTCGGCCGGGGCCTCGGCGATCACGCCATGGGCCATGCGGCGCTTGACCGTGCCGCGGTAATGGCTGCGCGCCACCACCTCCTGGCCCGGATAGCAGCCCTTGGTGAAGCTGACGCCGCCGATGAGGTCGAGATTGACGGTCTGCGGAATGAAGACGTCCTGCGTGGCCGCGCCGATCCAGGGCAGGCCGGCGGCCAGGTCGGCGGCCTGCCAGGCGGACTCGGACGCGCGGCCCAGGTGCGCGGCCAGCGCGCCGGCCCGCTCCAGCTGCGCTTCGGTGGCGATCCACCACCAGCGCGGCTGCGCATCGGCCGAGGGCGCGCCGATCCAGGTGCCGGTGGGCAATTCGGCGCGCTGCCAGGGCGCGGCGGGCAGGGCGCCGCCGGCGGCGTCCTGCAGCGCGGCCAGCGCGGCGGGGGCGCATTGCACGCCCGCCGCCCACGCCGGCACCGGAGCCAGCCGCGCCTTGGCGCGCAATACGAACATGGACAGGCGCTTGAGCACCGCCTCGGCGACGTCGGCGCGCACCAGCGCCTGCCATACCGGGGCGCTTTCGTCGGCCGCGGCGGCCAGCCACATGACCAGCGTGGCCAGCAGGCGGCCCTTGGCGGTGCAGTAGCCGGCCAGGCGGGCGTGGTCGGCGGGCTGGCCGGTGACGTCCTGGGTCAGTTGCCCATGCAGGAAAGCCAGCGCGTCGGCGCCGGCCGCGCCGATGACGCGCAGGCTGGCCAGCGGCGCGCATTGCGCCGAACCATCGGCGCGCGCGGGAATCGAATCGTAGAAAGCGTGCATGGCGGAATTCTAAAAGGGGCGGATGACGCGCACGCGCGAACCGGCGTGGGCCGCGCGGCGTCGAACAAACCCCGATGATACCCGGGGCGGCCCGCGCCGGCCCCTATGACCCGGCTGACCGCGGGGGCGTGGGCGGGCCAGCCGCCGCGCCCGCGATCCATTAAACTTGCGCAGACTTATGAGAAAACGCATTCGTTTCTATTTTCTGCTGCTCGTGCTGGTGGCGCTGCTCGGCGCCGCGCTGGCGGCCGGCGGCGCCTGGACCTGGATGCACAGGCCGGTGGCGCTCAAGTCCGACCGCATCGATTTCGTGGTGGATCCGGGCAGCACGCCGCGCGCCATCGCGCGCACCCTCAACCAGGCCGGCGTGGCGGTCTGGGAGCCGGGCTTCGTCTGGATGGCGCGCCTGTCCGAGCTGGACAAGCAGATCAAGGCCGGCGGCTACCAGGCCATCGACGGCGACTCGCCCTGGCAGTTGCTGCAACGGCTGGCGCGCGGCGACATGAGCCAGCGCCAGATCACTTTCCTGGAGGGCTGGACGTTCCGGCAGATGCGCCAGGCGCTGCGCGAACATCCCGACGTCAAGCAGACCCTGGGCGAGACCAGCGACGAGGCCCTGATGGAAAGGCTGGGCTCGACGGTGACTCATCCCGAGGGCATGTTCTTTCCCGACACCTATGTGTTCACTCCGGGCAGCACGGATTTCGACATCCTGCGGCGCGCCTACCAGGAAGGGCAGCGCATCCTGGAGTCGACCTGGGCCAAGCGCCAGGATGGGCTGCCGGTGGGCACGCCCTACGAAGCGCTGATCCTGGCCTCCATCGTCGAGAAGGAGACCGGCCACGGGTCGGAGCGCGCGCGCGTGGCCGGGGTGTTCGCCAACCGGCTGCGCATCGGCATGCTGCTGCAGACCGATCCGACCGTGATCTACGGCATGGGCGAGGCCTACCAGGGCCGTATCCGCAAGCGCGACCTGCAGACCGACACGCCATGGAACACCTACACCCGTCCGGGCCTGCCGCCCACGCCCATC
It encodes:
- a CDS encoding GatB/YqeY domain-containing protein → MSHDTLKARLSDSVKDAMRAKATDRLATLRFLLAAIKQREVDERRELSDAEITAVIEKQVKQRRESIAAFEQAGRTETAEHEKAELAVLQEFLPQAAAPEEVAAAVDAALAEVSAQGVTGAPAMGKVMAILKQKLAGRADMAALSQQVKARLLP
- a CDS encoding IS481-like element IS481 family transposase, which produces MNTHKHARLTFLRRLEMVQQLIAHQVCVPEAARAYGVTAPTVRKWLGRFLAQGQAGLADASSRPTVSPRAIAPAKALAIVELRRKRLTQARIAQALGVSASTVSRVLARAGLSHLADLEPAEPVVRYEHQAPGDLLHIDIKKLGRIQRPGHRVTGNRRDTVEGAGWDFVFVAIDDHARVAFTDIHPDERFPSAVQFLKDAVAYYQRLGVTIQRLLTDNGSAFRSRAFAALCHELGIKHRFTRPYRPQTNGKAERFIQSALREWAYAHTYQNSQHRADAMKSWLHHYNWHRPHQGIGRAVPISRLNLDEYNLLTVHI
- the hmpA gene encoding NO-inducible flavohemoprotein, whose product is MLSPEVRALVKATAPVLKEHGEALTRHFYTRMLGGNPELRQLFNQGHQQSGQQQQALAAAVAAYAEHIDDPSVLLQVVERIAHKHVSLGVRAEHYAIVGKHLLASIREVLGEAATDELIDAWAAAYGQLADLLIGRERALYAAAASRDGGWTGWRAFKVVRKTPESAEITSFYLAPADGGATPDYLPGQYVSVRVYVPELGLMQPRQYSLSEAPGMPGQLRISVKREAGSPAGMVSGTLHNRINEGDVLDVSPPQGDFTLDAEDGRPVVLLSGGVGLTPMVSMLNHLTARDDGRQIRFVHACREAGVHAMKEHINALAAKRPNVRKAVFYERVGADDRRGVDYDYEGRVDLHAIRDEVILPDADYYLCGPLPFMQAQRRALADLGVAEHRIHAEVFGTGGVA
- the mltG gene encoding endolytic transglycosylase MltG; the encoded protein is MRKRIRFYFLLLVLVALLGAALAAGGAWTWMHRPVALKSDRIDFVVDPGSTPRAIARTLNQAGVAVWEPGFVWMARLSELDKQIKAGGYQAIDGDSPWQLLQRLARGDMSQRQITFLEGWTFRQMRQALREHPDVKQTLGETSDEALMERLGSTVTHPEGMFFPDTYVFTPGSTDFDILRRAYQEGQRILESTWAKRQDGLPVGTPYEALILASIVEKETGHGSERARVAGVFANRLRIGMLLQTDPTVIYGMGEAYQGRIRKRDLQTDTPWNTYTRPGLPPTPIAAPGRAALLAAVQPERHKYLFFVSRGNGTSEFSVNLNDHNRNVSRYILGQGQPQQGSQQ
- a CDS encoding YgfZ/GcvT domain-containing protein: MHAFYDSIPARADGSAQCAPLASLRVIGAAGADALAFLHGQLTQDVTGQPADHARLAGYCTAKGRLLATLVMWLAAAADESAPVWQALVRADVAEAVLKRLSMFVLRAKARLAPVPAWAAGVQCAPAALAALQDAAGGALPAAPWQRAELPTGTWIGAPSADAQPRWWWIATEAQLERAGALAAHLGRASESAWQAADLAAGLPWIGAATQDVFIPQTVNLDLIGGVSFTKGCYPGQEVVARSHYRGTVKRRMAHGVIAEAPADLPDPLAGQDIYDSARPDEPCGRVVDAARSDGQLALLFETTLASLPDGDLRLLSAQGPRIALAPLPYELAGNAAG